The Nitrosomonas sp. genome has a segment encoding these proteins:
- a CDS encoding recombinase RecT produces MAFQALKNINRSQAANPVNGNEPKNFPAMLDKFKGEIARALPKHINPDRMTRIALTAFRMNPRLAECDPRSVFAAIVQSSQLGLEVGLMGEAHLVPFKNECQLIPGYTGLIKLARQSGFVQDIYAHEVRMNDTFILNLGMERSLEHKPMTSAGGFPSSEEERGAIAGFYAVAVFKDGSRTFVAMGVAEVERIRDNSRGYQAAKRSKKESVWDSDFVAMGLKTAIRRLCKFLPKSPELATALSLDSVLEQGKDQHLNLIDAATGEFVPVIADDQDESSEVETDTPPSAKTARTSEAAISDPVLQAAVLALENAKTVDQLDEVYIRLEADFADTDLEFLMRQYRRIRDLIESK; encoded by the coding sequence ATGGCTTTTCAAGCACTGAAAAATATCAATCGTTCTCAGGCTGCTAACCCAGTTAACGGAAACGAACCGAAGAACTTCCCGGCCATGCTGGATAAGTTCAAAGGAGAGATTGCACGGGCCTTACCCAAGCATATCAATCCAGATCGGATGACCCGAATTGCACTAACCGCATTTCGTATGAATCCGCGACTGGCTGAGTGCGATCCGCGCTCAGTATTCGCAGCAATCGTCCAGTCCTCGCAACTGGGACTGGAAGTTGGCTTGATGGGAGAAGCGCATCTCGTTCCATTCAAAAATGAATGCCAGCTCATTCCTGGTTATACAGGATTGATCAAGCTTGCAAGACAAAGTGGTTTTGTGCAGGACATCTACGCACATGAAGTCAGAATGAACGATACGTTTATCCTGAATCTCGGCATGGAACGTAGCCTTGAACACAAGCCTATGACCAGCGCGGGAGGATTTCCCTCATCCGAAGAGGAGCGGGGAGCCATAGCCGGTTTTTATGCGGTGGCTGTATTCAAAGACGGAAGCCGGACATTCGTGGCAATGGGTGTCGCCGAGGTCGAGCGTATACGTGATAATTCACGCGGTTATCAGGCAGCAAAGCGTAGCAAAAAGGAATCTGTTTGGGATTCCGATTTTGTCGCGATGGGCCTTAAAACAGCAATCCGGCGATTATGCAAGTTTTTGCCGAAATCACCTGAGCTGGCAACTGCCTTGTCGCTCGACTCAGTATTAGAGCAAGGCAAGGATCAGCATCTCAATCTGATCGATGCCGCCACAGGAGAATTTGTGCCGGTTATCGCAGATGATCAGGATGAATCCAGCGAAGTAGAGACAGATACACCACCTTCTGCCAAAACTGCGAGAACATCTGAAGCGGCAATCAGTGATCCAGTATTGCAGGCTGCGGTACTGGCGCTGGAGAACGCAAAGACTGTCGATCAGTTGGATGAGGTCTATATCCGACTGGAGGCAGACTTTGCTGATACTGATCTTGAATTTCTGATGCGTCAGTACCGACGAATCAGGGATCTGATCGAATCAAAATAG
- a CDS encoding IS3 family transposase (programmed frameshift), whose product MTGIKRKNFTGDLKAKVALEAIRGIKTVNEIGQEFGVHPTQVGLWKKELQKQAFNLFGTRRGVKLKPVDPSSSPERLYSEIGRLKMELDWLKKSPGSAKIAVRKQWIDATAPLPLMRQCELTDVARSTVYAPRLVVQPDAQELALLELIDAEYTRHPFYGSRKIVQYLRSLGHAINRKRVQRLMGILCLAGMAPGPNTSRRYPQHKVYPYLLRGVPINRPNQVWSTDITYIRLPRGFVYLVAIIDWYSRKVLSWQLSNTLDSRFCVDCLEQALQTHGVPDVFNTDQGSQFTSDDFIGALKARDITISMDGRGRASDNIFVERLWRSVKHEDVYLKGYATMTDLMLGLTEYFTFYNTTRMHQSLGYHTPDEVYLTASGGGAKIIDKYSETEKISSKIESKNRGSAVPLHE is encoded by the exons ATGACTGGCATAAAGCGAAAGAATTTTACGGGTGATTTGAAGGCTAAAGTAGCGCTTGAAGCAATTCGTGGCATCAAGACGGTAAACGAAATTGGTCAGGAGTTTGGAGTGCATCCGACGCAAGTTGGTTTGTGGAAGAAGGAATTGCAAAAGCAGGCATTCAATCTGTTTGGAACCAGGCGTGGTGTAAAGCTAAAGCCTGTTGATCCGTCATCGAGTCCGGAGCGACTGTATTCGGAAATTGGTCGATTGAAGATGGAATTGGACTGGCTTAAAAAAAGTCCTGGATCAGCCAA AATAGCGGTGCGTAAACAATGGATCGATGCGACTGCGCCATTGCCACTGATGCGGCAATGTGAACTCACCGACGTAGCGCGATCCACTGTCTATGCGCCACGCCTGGTTGTGCAACCGGACGCGCAGGAACTGGCTTTACTGGAACTCATTGACGCAGAATACACACGGCACCCATTTTACGGCAGCCGCAAGATTGTGCAATATCTGCGAAGTTTGGGGCACGCAATCAACCGCAAGCGTGTGCAAAGATTGATGGGTATATTATGTCTTGCGGGTATGGCGCCGGGGCCAAACACCAGCCGGCGATACCCGCAGCACAAGGTTTATCCGTACTTGCTCAGAGGCGTGCCAATTAATCGCCCCAACCAGGTGTGGAGCACAGACATCACGTACATTCGTCTGCCGCGAGGGTTTGTGTATCTGGTGGCGATCATTGACTGGTACTCGCGCAAAGTATTGTCATGGCAGCTATCGAACACGCTGGACAGTCGATTTTGCGTGGATTGTCTGGAACAGGCCCTGCAAACACATGGCGTGCCTGACGTATTCAATACCGATCAGGGCAGTCAGTTCACCAGTGACGATTTCATTGGCGCACTCAAAGCACGCGACATTACCATCAGCATGGATGGGCGTGGCAGAGCATCGGACAATATCTTTGTGGAACGGCTCTGGCGCAGCGTCAAACACGAAGATGTTTACCTGAAAGGGTATGCAACAATGACTGATTTAATGCTTGGTCTGACAGAGTACTTTACGTTCTACAATACAACACGGATGCATCAGTCACTGGGATATCACACACCGGACGAGGTTTACCTGACAGCGAGCGGAGGTGGGGCAAAGATTATCGACAAATACAGCGAAACAGAAAAAATTTCATCAAAAATAGAGTCAAAGAATCGGGGCAGCGCCGTTCCGCTGCATGAATAG
- the radC gene encoding DNA repair protein RadC produces the protein MKQFNEMSNVELLALLVGEELASNIETKYLPELFGFMNPRSETLSSGEHHASYHVHPNLGAAKELLSRCYLQQMTSGEAFSQPDIVKTWLCTRIGNIEHEVFWCLWLDTQHRLITAEEMFRGTINQASVYPREIVKQALSVNAAAVILAHNHPSGLPDPSSADIQLTVHIKKVLDLVEVRLLDHFVIANSVGISFAERGLL, from the coding sequence ATGAAGCAATTCAACGAAATGAGCAATGTCGAACTTCTGGCATTGCTTGTCGGCGAAGAACTCGCCAGCAATATTGAAACCAAATATCTCCCCGAGTTGTTTGGTTTCATGAATCCAAGATCAGAAACATTATCAAGCGGTGAACATCACGCATCCTACCATGTTCATCCAAACCTGGGAGCAGCCAAGGAGCTTTTATCCCGCTGTTACCTGCAACAGATGACTTCCGGCGAAGCATTTTCTCAGCCGGATATTGTTAAAACCTGGTTATGCACCAGAATTGGCAATATTGAACATGAGGTTTTCTGGTGCCTGTGGCTGGATACGCAGCACAGACTGATCACAGCCGAAGAAATGTTTCGGGGAACGATCAACCAGGCCAGTGTTTATCCAAGGGAAATTGTGAAGCAGGCGCTATCCGTGAATGCGGCAGCAGTAATTCTGGCTCACAACCACCCATCCGGTCTTCCTGATCCATCGTCGGCAGATATTCAGTTGACGGTGCATATCAAGAAAGTCCTTGATCTCGTGGAAGTGAGGCTACTGGATCATTTCGTGATAGCAAACTCTGTCGGCATATCATTTGCCGAAAGGGGGCTGTTATGA
- a CDS encoding type II toxin-antitoxin system RelE/ParE family toxin, with product MRLLVTPTFERAVKKLHSQRKSELDEAVRTVADNPECGEAKVGDLQGIRVYKFRSSNQLCILAYRILDEKNLRLLTFGPHENFYRDLKRQDK from the coding sequence ATGCGACTGCTTGTTACCCCTACGTTCGAGCGTGCGGTAAAAAAACTACATTCCCAGCGGAAATCCGAGCTGGATGAGGCAGTACGTACTGTCGCCGACAACCCTGAGTGTGGTGAAGCAAAGGTGGGAGATCTGCAAGGCATTCGAGTCTACAAGTTCCGTTCATCGAACCAGTTATGCATATTGGCCTACCGTATTCTAGATGAGAAAAACTTGAGACTGCTGACCTTTGGTCCTCACGAGAATTTTTATCGCGATCTCAAGCGGCAAGACAAGTAA
- the ssb gene encoding single-stranded DNA-binding protein translates to MLNRVQLIGYLGSDPEIRYTQQGEAIARTRIATSENWKDKAGAKQEKTEWHNVIFFGKLAEITGEYLKKGSLAYIEGRLQTRSFEKDGDSRYMTEIVADSMKMLPNGKKQNDSSNQQTAADDSGPF, encoded by the coding sequence ATGTTAAACAGAGTGCAACTGATTGGTTATCTGGGATCTGACCCGGAGATTCGCTACACCCAGCAAGGTGAAGCGATTGCCCGCACACGCATTGCCACCAGTGAAAACTGGAAAGACAAAGCTGGTGCGAAACAGGAAAAAACAGAATGGCACAACGTTATTTTCTTCGGAAAGCTCGCTGAAATTACTGGTGAGTATCTGAAGAAGGGTTCACTTGCCTATATCGAAGGACGGCTGCAAACGCGATCCTTCGAAAAAGACGGAGATTCCAGGTACATGACCGAAATTGTCGCAGACAGCATGAAAATGCTGCCAAACGGCAAAAAGCAGAACGACAGCAGCAATCAACAAACCGCTGCTGATGATTCGGGTCCTTTCTGA
- a CDS encoding recombinase family protein, with product MRVSTDAQDLARQEAIATSAKAAGFYVAGIYREKASGARADRVELLRMINDLQPGEAVVAEKIDRISRLPLEDAEKLVASIRAKGARLSVPGIIDLSELAVGTQGVARIVLESVQDMLLKLALQIAHDDYEDRRERQRQGIELAKAAGRYAGRKTDTSMHERIAALRAGGNSIAETAKLAGCSKSQVKRVWAMRG from the coding sequence ATGCGGGTAAGCACGGACGCACAGGACCTGGCCCGGCAAGAGGCCATCGCCACGTCGGCCAAGGCAGCGGGTTTCTACGTTGCCGGTATCTACCGCGAAAAAGCTTCTGGCGCTCGGGCGGATCGCGTCGAGCTGCTGCGAATGATCAACGATCTGCAACCTGGTGAAGCTGTGGTGGCCGAAAAAATCGATCGCATCAGCCGCTTGCCCCTGGAAGATGCCGAAAAGTTGGTGGCATCAATCCGCGCAAAGGGTGCGCGGCTGTCGGTACCCGGTATCATCGACCTGAGCGAACTGGCGGTCGGCACACAGGGTGTTGCCCGCATCGTTCTTGAGTCCGTGCAAGATATGCTCCTGAAGCTGGCTTTGCAAATAGCTCATGACGACTATGAAGACCGGCGCGAACGTCAGCGCCAGGGCATCGAACTGGCGAAGGCTGCGGGCCGGTACGCCGGTCGCAAAACCGATACGTCCATGCACGAACGCATCGCGGCACTGCGAGCGGGCGGCAACAGCATTGCGGAAACCGCGAAGCTGGCCGGATGCAGCAAAAGCCAGGTCAAAAGAGTGTGGGCGATGCGTGGTTAG
- a CDS encoding type II toxin-antitoxin system PemK/MazF family toxin, giving the protein MKRGDIYLVDLEPTAGHEQRGHRPVLVVSSEAFNRLTRCPVVLPITNGGGFSHRVGFAVPISGIKTTGIVRCDQPRAIDLSARNGRKVGTLPAEIMDEVLATAATLFQ; this is encoded by the coding sequence ATGAAGCGTGGCGATATTTACCTCGTCGATCTGGAACCAACAGCGGGCCATGAACAGCGCGGCCATCGACCGGTGCTGGTCGTGTCGTCGGAAGCCTTCAACCGGCTGACCCGATGCCCTGTTGTCCTGCCCATCACCAATGGTGGCGGATTTTCCCACCGTGTCGGTTTCGCGGTGCCGATCAGCGGCATCAAGACTACGGGTATCGTGCGATGCGATCAGCCTCGTGCCATCGATCTGTCCGCTCGCAATGGTCGCAAGGTTGGCACGCTGCCAGCGGAGATCATGGATGAAGTCTTGGCCACGGCAGCCACCTTGTTCCAATAG
- a CDS encoding antitoxin, which yields MHTTNLRKVGGSIMLSVPPTILDLLHLQAGDTVGVAIVDGRLVVDPKLRPRYTLADLLAEAEASGAYPLSEEEREWIDAPAVGKELI from the coding sequence ATGCACACAACGAATCTCCGCAAGGTCGGCGGATCGATCATGTTATCCGTCCCTCCGACGATCCTCGACCTGCTGCATTTGCAAGCCGGTGATACGGTTGGCGTAGCCATCGTTGATGGTCGCCTGGTGGTCGATCCCAAGCTCCGCCCACGCTACACGCTGGCCGATCTGCTGGCCGAAGCCGAAGCATCCGGCGCATATCCTCTGTCGGAGGAAGAACGCGAATGGATCGACGCCCCGGCAGTTGGAAAAGAGCTGATTTGA
- a CDS encoding IS21 family transposase, with protein MITMVIYAKIRRMFYREHLTISEIQRRTSLSRNTIKKWLQEPGGSEPKYQRAKTTGKLTPFEPRLLLALEADSHRPKRDRRTALMLFEAMQKEGFTGGYTIVTDFIRNRRSHAATVTGKSAFVPLKFEFGEAFQFDWSEEWLVIGGIHRKILAAHTKLCASRAFMLSGYPMQSHEMLFDAHTRAFTAFDGVTKRGIYDNMKTAVDKVSKGNGRIVNTRFFAMTAHYLFDPDFCNIASGWEKGIVEKNVQDTRRRVWIEAKQQQFSSFTELNIWLEARCRALWSEVQHPHSADITVADALEQEQMHLMPMPTPFDGYVEVLARVSSTCLVTVQRNRYSVPCHLANHKVAIHLYPDRIEVSSENAIVACHTRLLDCDQISYNWQHYIPLIEKKPGALRNGAPFAELPAPFAQLQTALRRRERQQGDRTMAKVLAAVPLHGLEAVLVAVELVLESGVTSAEHVLNVLARLNQSQIPAQVETSLKLTEEPLADTARYDSLNAQEVSHV; from the coding sequence GTGATTACCATGGTTATATATGCAAAGATTCGACGGATGTTTTATCGTGAACATCTCACTATCAGTGAGATCCAGCGGCGGACAAGTCTGTCGCGCAACACCATCAAGAAATGGCTGCAAGAGCCCGGCGGATCTGAGCCCAAGTATCAAAGGGCCAAGACTACCGGCAAGCTGACTCCGTTTGAACCCAGGCTGCTGCTGGCGCTGGAAGCTGATTCGCATCGCCCGAAGCGAGATCGGCGCACTGCTTTGATGCTGTTCGAGGCAATGCAGAAGGAAGGCTTCACTGGCGGCTATACCATCGTCACTGATTTCATCCGCAATCGGCGCAGCCACGCTGCCACAGTTACCGGCAAATCTGCTTTTGTGCCGCTCAAGTTCGAGTTCGGCGAAGCATTTCAGTTTGACTGGAGCGAGGAGTGGCTGGTAATTGGCGGCATCCATCGCAAGATTTTGGCGGCTCACACCAAGCTATGCGCCAGCCGTGCATTCATGCTATCGGGCTATCCGATGCAAAGCCACGAGATGTTGTTCGATGCGCATACCCGAGCTTTTACAGCTTTTGACGGTGTTACCAAGCGCGGCATTTACGACAACATGAAGACCGCTGTGGACAAGGTTTCCAAAGGCAATGGTCGCATCGTCAACACGCGCTTCTTCGCCATGACGGCGCACTACTTGTTTGATCCGGATTTCTGCAACATTGCTTCTGGCTGGGAAAAGGGAATCGTCGAGAAGAACGTGCAGGATACCCGCCGTCGTGTCTGGATCGAAGCCAAACAGCAACAGTTCAGTTCATTCACGGAGCTCAACATCTGGCTAGAAGCACGTTGCCGCGCCCTGTGGTCGGAAGTGCAGCATCCGCACTCAGCAGACATTACCGTCGCCGATGCGCTCGAACAGGAACAGATGCATTTGATGCCGATGCCAACCCCATTCGATGGCTATGTCGAGGTGCTGGCGCGTGTTTCCAGTACGTGTCTGGTTACGGTGCAGCGCAATCGCTATTCCGTTCCCTGCCATCTGGCCAACCACAAAGTGGCGATCCATCTCTATCCTGACCGGATCGAGGTGTCTTCCGAGAATGCGATCGTTGCCTGCCATACGCGTCTGCTGGATTGTGATCAAATCAGCTACAACTGGCAACACTACATTCCGCTAATCGAGAAGAAGCCCGGCGCGCTGCGCAACGGCGCACCATTCGCCGAATTGCCAGCTCCTTTCGCACAACTACAAACTGCGTTACGACGACGTGAACGGCAGCAGGGTGACAGAACCATGGCCAAGGTACTTGCCGCTGTTCCATTGCATGGCCTGGAGGCGGTTCTGGTTGCGGTCGAACTGGTACTGGAATCAGGTGTGACTAGCGCCGAACATGTGCTGAACGTGCTGGCACGCCTTAATCAGTCACAAATTCCAGCGCAGGTAGAAACCAGCCTTAAACTCACCGAGGAACCGCTGGCGGATACTGCCCGCTATGACAGCCTGAATGCACAGGAGGTGTCCCATGTCTGA
- a CDS encoding ParA family protein produces MTIFAVVNTKGGVGKTTTAVHLATMLARQGKTLLIDGDPQASAASWAAWRRENENYTPSPTTTCLAGKAVLAEGRQLASGFDHVVVDAGGRDSVGLRSALLLAQRAVIPIGASNLDAAAMTDLLTVVDLARDYNPDLDVRVLLTRVDPRTKDAAEMLEFLMEQELVVLPTKVCERVAFRRAIGEGAIVQEIGKDQVAITEIEAFFREATA; encoded by the coding sequence GTGACAATTTTTGCTGTGGTCAATACCAAGGGCGGCGTGGGCAAGACGACGACCGCTGTCCATCTCGCCACGATGCTCGCTCGGCAGGGCAAGACCTTGCTGATCGATGGCGACCCGCAAGCCAGTGCCGCGAGCTGGGCCGCGTGGCGGCGAGAAAATGAGAATTACACGCCTAGCCCAACGACAACCTGCCTAGCGGGTAAAGCAGTCCTGGCTGAAGGCAGACAGCTTGCTAGCGGCTTCGATCATGTGGTGGTCGATGCCGGTGGTCGCGACTCTGTGGGTCTGCGCTCCGCGCTGCTGCTAGCCCAGCGTGCGGTGATCCCGATTGGCGCGTCCAACCTTGATGCCGCAGCCATGACCGACTTGCTGACCGTGGTCGATCTGGCCCGTGACTACAACCCTGATCTCGATGTGCGGGTGCTGCTAACCCGTGTCGATCCGCGCACCAAGGATGCTGCCGAGATGCTGGAATTTCTGATGGAACAGGAGTTGGTCGTACTGCCAACCAAGGTCTGCGAGCGCGTGGCTTTCCGTCGCGCTATCGGTGAGGGCGCTATCGTGCAGGAGATAGGTAAGGATCAAGTTGCCATTACCGAGATAGAAGCCTTTTTCCGGGAGGCGACGGCGTGA
- a CDS encoding HU family DNA-binding protein: MNKTELIEQIAIRTNLTKADAGRALSAVLDTIVETVSDGDDVTLPGFGSFKATQRAAREGKNPRTGEKLSIAASTVPKFSAGATFKSAVAKK, translated from the coding sequence ATGAACAAGACCGAACTGATTGAGCAGATTGCCATCCGCACCAACTTAACCAAGGCCGATGCGGGTCGTGCCTTGAGCGCCGTGCTGGATACCATCGTTGAAACCGTGAGCGACGGTGATGATGTGACGCTGCCCGGTTTTGGTTCGTTCAAAGCAACTCAACGCGCTGCCCGTGAAGGCAAGAATCCCAGGACGGGCGAGAAACTTTCGATTGCTGCGTCAACCGTGCCCAAATTCTCTGCTGGAGCAACTTTCAAGAGTGCGGTTGCCAAGAAATAA
- a CDS encoding DUF1738 domain-containing protein yields MEKFDWNQLLHEALTMPGKLSSAYSAMYNYSLCNRVLATAQLDERGLPVSPIASFNGWKKLGRKVKKGEKALSLFMPIKIRKRSDTSDENDETGKIHFKGFMLKKFWFSLNQTEGEAYEPELLVPEWNYATALDALIIREVDFSDIDGNKMGYSFPYRGMIAVNPLNPLPWKTRFHEITHCLLHTEEAMLSDGKVLDYSLIEVEAESVAYLCCASLGLPGLEESRGYIQHWLRQSKFRQLAGKNIQRVFGAANKILSAGNKGGIYDNA; encoded by the coding sequence ATGGAAAAATTCGACTGGAATCAATTGCTGCATGAAGCGTTGACGATGCCTGGAAAACTATCCAGCGCATATTCTGCCATGTACAACTATTCCCTCTGCAACAGGGTGCTTGCAACAGCACAGCTTGATGAACGAGGATTGCCAGTATCACCTATCGCCAGCTTCAACGGCTGGAAAAAGCTTGGCCGTAAAGTCAAGAAGGGTGAAAAAGCCTTGTCGTTATTCATGCCGATAAAGATTCGGAAAAGGAGTGATACCAGTGATGAAAATGACGAAACTGGAAAAATTCATTTCAAAGGATTCATGCTGAAGAAATTCTGGTTCAGCCTGAATCAAACCGAAGGCGAAGCATACGAGCCTGAGTTGCTGGTTCCAGAATGGAACTACGCAACGGCGCTGGATGCCTTGATTATCCGGGAAGTAGACTTTTCCGATATAGATGGCAACAAAATGGGCTATTCATTTCCATACAGGGGCATGATCGCGGTTAATCCGCTCAATCCGTTGCCATGGAAAACAAGGTTTCATGAAATTACCCATTGTCTGCTCCACACAGAAGAGGCGATGCTCTCCGATGGAAAGGTGCTCGATTACAGTCTCATCGAGGTAGAAGCCGAGTCGGTAGCTTATCTGTGCTGTGCTTCACTTGGCTTGCCAGGACTGGAAGAAAGCCGGGGATACATTCAGCATTGGTTGCGGCAGTCTAAATTCAGACAACTCGCTGGTAAAAATATACAGCGGGTTTTTGGTGCAGCCAACAAAATCCTTTCGGCTGGCAATAAAGGAGGAATTTATGACAACGCTTGA
- a CDS encoding PD-(D/E)XK nuclease-like domain-containing protein has product MQTSSSVVSTRKSIPDNSAHQGILQSLPAEEYHSNPAVGHSSLLKLMRSPAHYFNYMTSPREPTPAMQLGSAFHTALLEPDVFRQNYIVAPKFDRRTKDGKAQAEAWEAANAGKTSLTPGDMDSVEKMISSVQEHGGARLLLARGQAEMSGFWTDQETGIACKFRPDFLATNGDLITSLVDIKTCVDASREGFAKSIATFGYDVQAAYYIDGLEKLTGKRVGFYFVAVEKDAPHATTVYEASLEMIEVGRAKYRASLELLQWCRKKGRYPSYQPNGEIEKIDLPRWASNFNIED; this is encoded by the coding sequence ATGCAGACATCATCATCCGTAGTATCCACAAGAAAATCGATACCTGATAACAGCGCTCATCAGGGAATTCTTCAGTCGCTACCGGCGGAGGAATATCACAGTAACCCGGCGGTTGGACACTCAAGTCTGTTGAAATTAATGCGCTCACCTGCGCATTACTTCAACTACATGACCAGTCCACGTGAGCCGACACCCGCAATGCAGCTTGGAAGTGCTTTCCATACGGCCTTGCTGGAACCAGATGTTTTCAGGCAAAACTATATCGTCGCGCCTAAGTTTGATCGGCGCACCAAAGACGGTAAAGCTCAAGCTGAGGCATGGGAAGCAGCCAATGCTGGCAAAACATCTCTGACGCCTGGTGATATGGATTCCGTTGAGAAAATGATTTCATCGGTACAGGAACACGGTGGGGCAAGACTTCTACTCGCGCGCGGTCAGGCGGAAATGTCTGGATTCTGGACAGACCAGGAAACCGGCATTGCCTGCAAGTTTCGCCCGGATTTTCTGGCAACGAATGGTGATCTCATTACCAGCCTGGTTGACATCAAGACCTGTGTCGATGCAAGCAGGGAAGGATTTGCCAAATCAATTGCCACATTTGGCTACGACGTGCAGGCAGCCTACTACATTGATGGACTGGAAAAGCTAACTGGCAAAAGAGTTGGTTTCTACTTCGTCGCTGTGGAGAAGGATGCGCCACATGCAACGACAGTCTATGAGGCCAGTCTTGAGATGATCGAGGTTGGTCGAGCCAAATATCGCGCATCACTGGAATTACTCCAGTGGTGTCGCAAGAAAGGTCGCTACCCTTCCTACCAGCCTAATGGCGAGATCGAAAAAATCGATTTGCCGCGTTGGGCATCAAATTTCAATATAGAAGATTAA
- a CDS encoding toprim domain-containing protein: MLKLFVVTLQKSDNQIVIIDCHSTPSRGIIPAWDALRLVFFKENQMKAEKLKTLAMGRWEAILSAIAPQSIVALKYKGRHVPCPVHGGKDGFRVFKDVAITGGSVCNTCGFNNNGFATIMWLNGWDFKTTLQAVADYLGFGSQEKPAIRRTSVSTSSIGNGDEKLRQALNRVWLESFSLSDIKAQPAKLYLARRGISILPAEESVKFHPSLAYYDNRQLIGRFPAIVAMVSDAESNPVTIHRTYITNDGRKAPVHAPRKLMGYPGERQITGGAIRLTSGDTQILAIAEGLETALSVMEGTGVPTWCVINATLLENFVPPEGTTRVLVFADKDIETDQHPKGHGQEAARNLTRRLWREGFKTSIFIPSTEIEQGQKSIDWNDVFFHQGKLGFPVVDLEENGFRQKSA, encoded by the coding sequence ATGCTGAAATTATTCGTCGTTACGTTGCAGAAATCAGACAATCAAATTGTCATCATTGATTGTCATTCCACTCCCAGCCGGGGAATCATTCCCGCCTGGGATGCGCTTCGGCTGGTTTTCTTCAAGGAGAATCAGATGAAAGCAGAAAAATTGAAAACTTTGGCAATGGGCAGATGGGAAGCAATTCTTTCTGCTATTGCTCCGCAATCCATCGTTGCGCTGAAATACAAGGGACGCCATGTACCATGCCCGGTTCACGGTGGTAAGGATGGTTTCCGAGTATTCAAAGATGTTGCGATCACAGGTGGAAGCGTATGCAACACCTGTGGTTTCAATAATAATGGCTTTGCAACCATCATGTGGCTGAATGGCTGGGATTTCAAAACCACCTTACAGGCGGTTGCAGATTATCTTGGTTTTGGTAGTCAGGAAAAACCGGCTATAAGACGGACATCAGTCAGTACCAGTAGTATCGGCAATGGTGATGAGAAGCTCCGTCAGGCACTTAATCGTGTTTGGCTGGAATCATTCAGTCTCTCCGATATAAAGGCACAGCCAGCAAAGCTGTATCTGGCAAGAAGGGGGATATCCATTCTTCCTGCTGAAGAATCGGTGAAATTTCACCCGTCGCTTGCCTACTATGACAATCGACAACTGATTGGCAGATTCCCTGCAATTGTTGCCATGGTCAGTGATGCAGAAAGCAATCCTGTCACCATTCATCGCACTTATATTACGAACGATGGCAGGAAAGCACCGGTTCACGCGCCCAGGAAATTAATGGGCTATCCAGGTGAACGCCAGATAACCGGTGGCGCTATCCGTCTAACAAGCGGAGATACGCAGATACTCGCCATTGCCGAGGGGCTGGAAACAGCACTGTCGGTAATGGAGGGAACAGGCGTTCCAACATGGTGCGTGATCAATGCCACCTTGCTGGAGAATTTCGTTCCACCTGAAGGAACGACGCGTGTTCTTGTCTTTGCCGACAAGGATATTGAGACTGATCAGCACCCCAAGGGTCATGGTCAGGAAGCCGCGAGAAATCTCACCCGGCGTCTGTGGCGGGAAGGGTTCAAAACATCGATATTCATACCTTCTACAGAGATTGAGCAAGGCCAGAAATCGATAGACTGGAATGACGTATTTTTCCATCAGGGAAAGCTGGGATTTCCGGTTGTTGATCTTGAAGAAAATGGATTTAGGCAAAAGTCCGCCTGA